In the Pseudochaenichthys georgianus chromosome 1, fPseGeo1.2, whole genome shotgun sequence genome, one interval contains:
- the LOC117452996 gene encoding neuropeptide FF receptor 2-like, with product MFLWTLHEPSTIALTVMYCLSFILGFVGNLMSLRVLTNRRSRQLAGVSATRSLLVNLAVCDLAVVLVCMPITLGSKIYSGWVYGDLLCRAVPFTQALSVSASVLTLTVISVNRYYSVRSPLRARSMFTSRRILATVAVVWTVSSIICAPIAVMNRRREISFGTFAILICEEKWPQHRLKQGYNVLLFVMLYCLPVTFNLTIGFLTGRRLWGGTKSTFADLDPRSKALHASRLKMRQKIAKMVVCLVLLFAVSWLPLYLADLWIDCEQRPPSWLLQTRPFAQWLGLTNSSLNPICYCFIGDLYRSAKGMRTRYYQKVASFFGSSTFSSSAAAASPSTVITDSKGTSAERRHIAAAAVAASASIVAIPRMLSLARGQGLGQRVGDSSDSRAGSDHSISDWCRSSPTVCDSSLFPCQLQIQHLSVERGDFLPTRRHSVNENAGSLPLGIESVEIGFLPLRRHSGERIYGPSADNKDIITMDRDVLGFSGHYRSKTSQTYFQVEEREDGTTTMTSL from the exons ATGTTCCTCTGGACTCTGCACGAGCCCAGCACCATCGCTCTGACTGTCATGTACTGCCTGTCTTTCATTCTGGGATTTGTTGGGAACTTGATGTCCCTGCGCGTCCTCACCAACAGGCGCAGCCGGCAGCTGGCGGGCGTCAGCGCCACGCGCAGCCTCCTGGTGAACCTGGCGGTGTGCGACCTGGCTGTGGTGCTGGTCTGCATGCCCATCACCCTGGGGAGCAAGATCTACTCGGGCTGGGTCTACGGGGATCTGCTCTGCCGGGCGGTGCCCTTCACGCAGGCTCTTTCGGTCTCTGCTAGTGTGTTAACGCTAACTGTGATCAGCGTGAATCGCTACTACAGTGTTCGCTCTCCACTGAGAGCTCGTTCCATGTTTACCAGCCGTCGAATCTTGGCAACCGTCGCCGTGGTGTGGACGGTGTCTTCGATCATATGCGCTCCTATTGCCGTGATGAACCGGCGCCGGGAGATCAGCTTTGGGACGTTTGCCATCTTGATCTGTGAGGAGAAGTGGCCTCAGCATCGCCTTAAACAAGG ATACAACGTGCTGCTGTTCGTGATGCTCTACTGTCTGCCTGTGACATTTAACCTCACGATAGGCTTCCTGACTGGCAGGCGACTTTGGGGAGGAACAAAATCCACGTTCGCTGATCTGGATCCTCGCAGCAAAGCTCTGCACGCCTCACGCCTCAAGATGCGCCAGAAGATCGCCAAGATGGTGGTGTGTCTGGTGCTGTTATTCGCCGTGTCGTGGCTGCCGCTCTACTTGGCTGACCTTTGGATCGACTGCGAACAAAGGCCACCATCTTGGCTCCTGCAGACGCGGCCGTTTGCCCAGTGGCTCGGCCTGACAAACTCCAGCCTGAACCCCATCTGCTACTGTTTCATCGGGGATCTGTACCGCTCGGCCAAAGGGATGCGGACGCGGTACTACCAGAAAGTGGCGTCTTTCTTCGGCTCCTCCACGTTCTCCAGCTCAGCGGCGGCGGCGTCTCCTTCCACGGTCATCACAGACTCTAAAGGGACTTCTGCTGAGCGCCGCCATATTGCCGCCGCTGCTGTGGCGGCGTCTGCATCCATCGTTGCGATCCCAAGGATGTTGAGCTTGGCTCGAGGCCAGGGGCTCGGGCAGAGGGTCGGAGACAGTTCAGACAGCCGAGCGGGATCTGACCACAGCATCTCAGACTGGTGTCGCTCCAGTCCCACCGTGTGTGACAGCTCCTTGTTCCCGTGCCAGCTCCAAATACAACACCTCTCTGTAGAAAGAGGGGACTTCCTGCCCACAAGAAGACACTCCGTGAATGAGAACGCAGGATCATTACCTTTGGGAATCGAGTCTGTGGAAATAGGTTTTCTGCCTTTGAGGAGGCATTCGGGTGAGAGAATATATGGTCCGTCAGCTGATAACAAAGACATCATTACCATGGACAGGGACGTTCTCGGTTTTTCTGGGCATTACAGAAGCAAAACATCACAAACCTACTTTCAAGTCGAAGAAAGGGAGGATGGAACAACCACTATGACCAGCCTTTGA